The following are encoded together in the Hemicordylus capensis ecotype Gifberg chromosome 4, rHemCap1.1.pri, whole genome shotgun sequence genome:
- the LOC128323292 gene encoding dynein light chain Tctex-type 5-like, with protein sequence MNSEKQSKLKASKENASRETGGKNVTFKAAEKERAISKSKPSPGLIAGESSPSKLRSAKELANVLEGKHSVQAAVSLSSLLTAQRFAKEFKIRTSTKSKARCQAYHCMSTTTENEQIPDSSAKPQEKFSCAQAEKLIEEYLSAKLADVTYEPVKCGSLIKALSDEIRHMFKKFIPPRYKLIINLVIGSRNKEDTTDIVVTSQCLWDPHSDNFASSQYINQTLFCVVLVHAVYFE encoded by the exons ATGAATTCTGAGAAACAAAGCAAACTGAAGGCTTCCAAAGAAAATGCTTCGAGAGAGACTGGGGGTAAAAATGTCACCTTCAAGGCAGCGGAAAAAGAAAGGGCCATCTCTAAATCTAAGCCC TCCCCAGGTCTTATTGCTGGGGAAAGCTCACCGTCAAAGCTTCGGTCAGCTAAAGAACTTGCCAATGTTCTGGAAGGCAAACATTCTGTACAAGCAGCTGTCAGTCTGAGCAGCCTCCTCACCGCCCAGAGATTTGCTAAAGAATTCAAG ATACGAACCAGCACGAAAAGCAAAGCAAGATGTCAGGCTTATCATTGCATGtccaccaccactgaaaatgaGCAG ATTCCTGACTCATCTGCAAAACCCCAGGAGAAGTTTTCTTGTGCCCAAGCAGAAAAGCTGATTGAGGAGTATTTATCAGCAAAACTGGCTGATGTCACTTATGAGCCTGTAAAATGTGGTAGTCTAATCAAAGCTTTGAGTGATGAAATTAGGCACATGTTTAAGAAGTTCATTCCACCTCGATATAAGCTAATTATCAACCTTGTAATTGGTAGTAGAAACAAAGAGGACACTACTGATATAGTTGTGACAAGCCAGTGTCTCTGGGATCCACACTCAGACAATTTTGCTTCTtcacagtatataaatcaaacactCTTTTGTGTTGTTTTGGTACATGCTGTATACTTTGAATAA
- the LOC128323291 gene encoding NADH-cytochrome b5 reductase-like isoform X4: protein MGRGQSQKRQKPPDEEEASSNSKLTPERFTAFIISSVDQLTEDTYQYKFELPENSHLGLSLGQHIVLRGLVNGLEVQRAYTPITPVNAEGYFEVLIKCYETGLMSQYIKSWKEGDTVFWRGPFGGFPYAANQYGELLMLVSGTGLAPMLPILRYITENEDDETFVTLVGCFRTFENIYMKSLLQDQSRFWNIRTLYILSQEHSLEDLPWSFQENTRIGRINEKIIKSVMNTCRRQPFVLICGSVTFSEDMEKYLKAIGLKEESYFIF from the exons AGTAGCAATTCAAAACTAACTCCAGAAAGGTTTACGGCTTTCATCATAAGCTCTGTGGATCAGCTGACAGAGGACACCTACCAGTATAAATTTGAATTGCCTGAAAATAGCCACCTGGGGTTGAGTTTAGGACAACATATTGTGCTAAG aGGACTTGTGAACGGTTTGGAGGTTCAGAGAGCCTATACTCCAATTACTCCTGTGAATGCTGAAGGGTACTTTGAAGTTTTAATAAAG TGCTATGAGACTGGACTAATGTCACAATATATAAAATCATGGAAAGAAGGAGATACAGTTTTTTGGAGAGGACCATTTGGAGGCTTCCCGTATGCAGCGAATCAG TATGGTGAACTTCTTATGTTAGTTTCTGGAACTGGTCTAGCACCAATGCTTCCAATTCTTCGGTATATAACAGAAAATGAGGATGATGAAACATTTGTCACTCTAGTGGGCTGTTTCAGGACTtttgaaaatatttacatgaagTCTCTTCTTCAAGACCAGTCTCGATTCTGGAACATAAGGACATTATACATATTAAGCCAG GAGCATTCACTCGAAGATTTGCCTTGGAGTTTTCAAGAGAATACACGAATTGGTCGAATAAATGAAAAGATTATTAAGAGTGTGATGAACACATGTAGAAGGCAACCTTTTGTATTGATATGTGGTTCAGTAACATTTAGTGAAGATATGGAAAAATACTTGAAAGCCATAGGTCTCAAGGAAGaatcatatttcatattttag